One genomic window of Pseudomonas aeruginosa includes the following:
- a CDS encoding DUF2339 domain-containing protein yields the protein MQWIFMLVGLILGGFAGESLVGALLGGLSGLALGQAVSLQNLAQQNERLRKQMSEFAERFERGTEVIHQRLLRVERQAQDLPESVPEPAAGIDQPLADTSPAPPAEVAPPLDWDIELPAVEAAPPPPRPPEPVQPIERQPAFQPDAQPAPRRAAPPAPPREPSLVERGFAAAKGWLFGGNTVLRIGVVLLFIGLAFLLRYASERVAVPVEYRYAGVALVAMALLGVGWWLRERRAAYGLILQGTGIAVLYLTIFAAMRLHPLISPGAALALLVVVTICSAILAVLQNAMGLAVVAALGGFAAPILTSTGSGNHVALFSYFALLNAGIFAIAWFRAWRPLNLVGFVGTFGIGFAWGLRSYTPELFASTEPFLALFFLMYVGIGLLFARRKLLEAAQAPAERGELLRWSARQADYIDATVLFGPPLVGFGLQCAVIGHIDFGMAFSALALGLFYMVLARVLRGHASAGRTSLLVEICLALGVVFGTLAIPLGLDARWTSAAWAVEGAGIYWLGLHQQRRLARLFALLLQGGAALAYLNGVRPGETTLLEGSPLGALMLGAAALFSFWQLRRAPAKALADWEPACRPLLAAAGLAFLYLVAPLCLAVDSTAIAWAVAGLASLFAGLRLGSRTFLFCAFAVQLLGGALFLLHLQGGDGQGGVFDSGWRGLMTASLIGLALIGGMLLAARDPLVKDDSRLLMGLSLVLLAGLAFVNLAVLFVLPWRSASAVWAGSGLLIIWLSLVLRQRLSFYFGLALQVVGGLAFLLAGPSLFGSLSGEGLRPLAHSGFWTPAVLALAALVGAWRLRRAGERERALGIGTLGLAELSHLLLLWGAGWWALTALCETVRFVPYGLREHALLLVAAATVASWMLLALRERWRELALLCLALVPVALLALASAWRFDYQPFGEFGWLAWPLLFATHLLSLRRLAPLLPAKALSVAHVLGCWLLLGVLALELRYLFALLAEQYNAWRWLGWALVPSAYLLLVAGGRSLPWPLRDFPREYRLLAAAPVALLLLGWFWSANLLSDGAAEPLPYLPLANPLELGLLIVLFALYRWSDASLASLVDGNASARLGRQALAGASLFALLTLAVCRAAHHLAGVPFQAEALAASMLVQAGLSLVWTLCALGLTIAGTRLGRRDLWMVGAALVGVVVVKLFFVELGNSGSLERIISFIGVGVLLLVVGYFSPLPPRRAEVASEAEQP from the coding sequence ATGCAATGGATTTTCATGCTGGTGGGCCTGATCCTCGGCGGCTTCGCCGGGGAATCGCTGGTCGGCGCCCTCCTCGGCGGCCTTTCCGGCCTGGCCCTGGGACAGGCCGTCTCGCTGCAGAACCTGGCGCAACAGAACGAGCGCCTGCGCAAGCAGATGAGCGAATTCGCCGAACGCTTCGAGCGCGGCACCGAGGTCATCCACCAGCGCTTGCTGCGCGTGGAGCGCCAGGCGCAGGACCTTCCCGAAAGCGTTCCCGAGCCGGCCGCCGGCATCGACCAGCCGCTCGCAGACACGTCTCCCGCTCCTCCCGCCGAGGTTGCCCCGCCGCTGGACTGGGACATCGAGCTGCCGGCCGTCGAGGCTGCGCCGCCTCCGCCTCGTCCCCCCGAACCCGTCCAGCCCATCGAGCGTCAGCCGGCGTTCCAGCCTGACGCCCAGCCAGCGCCGCGCCGTGCCGCCCCTCCAGCGCCTCCACGCGAACCCTCGCTGGTCGAGCGTGGCTTCGCCGCGGCCAAGGGCTGGCTGTTCGGCGGCAACACGGTATTGCGCATCGGCGTGGTGCTGCTGTTCATCGGCCTGGCCTTCCTCCTGCGCTATGCCTCGGAACGGGTGGCGGTGCCGGTGGAGTACCGCTACGCCGGGGTGGCGCTGGTAGCGATGGCGCTGCTCGGCGTCGGCTGGTGGTTGCGCGAGCGGCGCGCCGCCTACGGCCTGATCCTGCAAGGCACCGGTATCGCGGTGCTGTACCTGACCATCTTCGCCGCCATGCGCCTGCATCCGCTGATCTCTCCCGGCGCGGCGCTGGCCCTGCTGGTGGTGGTGACGATCTGCTCGGCGATCCTCGCCGTGCTGCAGAACGCCATGGGCCTGGCGGTGGTGGCGGCGCTCGGCGGCTTCGCCGCGCCGATCCTGACCTCCACCGGCAGCGGCAACCATGTAGCGCTGTTCAGCTACTTCGCCCTGCTCAACGCCGGCATCTTCGCCATCGCCTGGTTCCGCGCCTGGCGGCCGCTCAACCTGGTCGGATTCGTCGGCACCTTCGGCATCGGCTTCGCCTGGGGACTGCGCTCCTATACACCGGAGCTGTTCGCCAGCACCGAGCCGTTCCTGGCCCTGTTCTTCCTGATGTACGTCGGGATCGGCCTGCTCTTCGCCCGCCGCAAGCTGCTGGAGGCCGCGCAGGCGCCTGCCGAGCGCGGCGAACTGCTGCGCTGGTCGGCGCGACAGGCCGACTACATCGACGCCACCGTGCTGTTCGGCCCGCCACTGGTGGGGTTCGGCCTGCAATGCGCGGTGATCGGCCACATCGACTTCGGCATGGCCTTCAGCGCCCTGGCCCTGGGGCTCTTCTACATGGTCCTGGCGCGGGTGCTGCGCGGCCATGCTTCGGCCGGACGCACCAGCCTGCTGGTGGAAATCTGCCTGGCGCTGGGGGTGGTCTTCGGCACCCTGGCCATTCCGCTCGGCCTGGACGCGCGCTGGACCTCGGCCGCCTGGGCCGTCGAGGGCGCCGGCATCTACTGGCTCGGCCTGCACCAGCAACGCCGCCTGGCGCGGCTCTTCGCCCTGCTGTTGCAGGGCGGTGCGGCGTTGGCCTACCTGAATGGCGTGCGCCCGGGTGAGACGACGTTGCTGGAGGGTTCGCCGCTGGGCGCGCTGATGCTCGGTGCGGCGGCGCTGTTCAGCTTCTGGCAGCTGCGTCGCGCGCCGGCGAAAGCGCTGGCCGACTGGGAGCCGGCCTGCCGGCCGTTGCTGGCGGCCGCCGGCCTGGCCTTCCTCTACCTGGTCGCACCGCTCTGCCTGGCCGTCGACAGCACCGCCATCGCCTGGGCCGTGGCCGGCCTGGCGAGCTTGTTCGCCGGCTTGCGCCTGGGCTCGCGTACCTTCCTGTTCTGCGCCTTCGCCGTGCAACTGCTGGGCGGTGCGCTGTTCCTCCTGCATTTGCAGGGCGGCGATGGCCAGGGTGGGGTATTCGACTCGGGCTGGCGTGGCTTGATGACCGCCTCGCTGATTGGCCTGGCGCTGATCGGCGGCATGCTGCTGGCGGCGCGCGACCCGCTGGTGAAGGACGACAGTCGGCTGCTCATGGGCTTGAGCCTGGTGCTGCTGGCCGGTCTGGCGTTCGTCAACCTGGCAGTGCTGTTCGTCCTGCCTTGGCGCAGCGCCAGCGCGGTATGGGCCGGTAGCGGGCTGCTGATCATCTGGCTGAGCCTGGTGCTGCGCCAGCGCCTGAGCTTCTACTTCGGCCTCGCCTTGCAGGTAGTGGGCGGCCTGGCGTTCCTCCTCGCCGGGCCGTCGCTGTTCGGCTCGCTGAGCGGCGAAGGCCTGCGGCCCCTGGCCCATTCCGGGTTCTGGACGCCGGCAGTGCTGGCCCTGGCGGCGCTGGTCGGCGCCTGGCGGCTGCGCCGCGCCGGCGAGCGCGAGCGGGCGCTGGGTATCGGTACCCTCGGCCTGGCCGAGCTGTCGCACTTGCTGCTGCTCTGGGGAGCCGGCTGGTGGGCGCTGACCGCGCTGTGCGAAACCGTCCGCTTCGTGCCTTATGGCCTGCGCGAGCATGCGTTGCTGCTGGTGGCCGCGGCGACAGTGGCGTCGTGGATGCTGCTGGCGCTGCGCGAGCGCTGGCGCGAACTGGCCCTGCTGTGCCTGGCGCTGGTCCCGGTGGCGCTGTTGGCCCTGGCCAGTGCCTGGCGTTTCGATTACCAGCCGTTCGGCGAATTCGGCTGGCTGGCCTGGCCGCTGCTGTTCGCCACGCACCTGCTGTCGCTGCGACGCCTTGCCCCGTTGCTGCCGGCGAAGGCCCTGAGCGTTGCCCATGTGCTCGGTTGCTGGCTGTTGCTAGGGGTGCTGGCGCTGGAGCTGCGCTACCTGTTCGCCCTGCTCGCCGAACAGTACAACGCCTGGCGTTGGCTGGGCTGGGCGTTGGTCCCGAGCGCCTACCTGCTGCTGGTGGCTGGCGGGCGGAGCCTGCCCTGGCCGCTGCGCGACTTCCCGCGGGAGTATCGGCTGCTCGCCGCTGCGCCGGTGGCGCTGTTGCTGCTCGGCTGGTTCTGGAGCGCCAACCTGCTCAGCGACGGCGCTGCCGAGCCGCTGCCTTACCTGCCGCTGGCCAACCCGCTGGAACTGGGGCTGCTGATCGTGCTGTTCGCCCTCTACCGCTGGAGCGACGCCAGCCTGGCCTCGCTCGTCGATGGCAATGCCAGCGCGCGCCTGGGGCGCCAGGCGTTGGCCGGCGCCTCGCTGTTCGCCCTGCTGACCCTGGCGGTGTGCCGCGCCGCGCACCACCTGGCCGGCGTACCGTTCCAGGCCGAGGCGCTGGCCGCGTCGATGCTGGTGCAGGCGGGGCTGTCGCTGGTCTGGACGCTCTGTGCGCTGGGCCTGACCATCGCCGGTACCCGTCTCGGCCGGCGCGACCTGTGGATGGTCGGCGCGGCGCTGGTCGGCGTCGTGGTGGTCAAGCTGTTCTTCGTCGAGCTGGGCAACAGTGGCAGCCTGGAGCGAATCATCTCCTTCATCGGGGTCGGCGTCCTGTTGCTGGTCGTCGGCTACTTCTCACCCTTGCCTCCGCGTCGCGCCGAGGTCGCATCGGAGGCCGAGCAGCCATGA
- a CDS encoding SAM-dependent methyltransferase — MWDERYAAEEYVYGTEPNAFLKEHAQRLAGPVLSVAEGEGRNAVFLASLGLEVLGVDGSTVGLAKARRLAEAKGVSIDTLVVDLADYEPPAAAFGAVVSIFAHLPSRVRGRLNRLLERSLRPGGLFLLEAYRPEQLGRGTGGPADVDMLVSRAALEAELPECEVLLAREIEREVVEGRFHTGAACVVQFIARKR; from the coding sequence ATGTGGGACGAACGCTATGCCGCCGAAGAGTATGTCTACGGAACCGAACCCAACGCTTTCCTGAAGGAGCATGCGCAGCGGCTGGCCGGGCCGGTGCTGAGCGTCGCCGAGGGCGAGGGGCGCAACGCGGTGTTCCTCGCTTCGCTGGGGCTGGAGGTGCTTGGCGTGGACGGCTCCACCGTCGGCCTGGCCAAGGCGCGCCGGCTGGCCGAGGCGAAAGGCGTGTCGATCGACACCCTGGTGGTCGACCTGGCGGACTACGAACCGCCGGCAGCGGCGTTCGGCGCGGTGGTGTCGATCTTCGCGCACCTGCCCAGTCGCGTGCGCGGCAGACTCAACCGCCTGCTGGAGCGTTCGCTGCGACCGGGCGGTCTCTTCCTGCTGGAGGCCTATCGGCCGGAACAGCTCGGCCGCGGCACCGGCGGCCCGGCGGACGTCGACATGCTGGTGAGCCGCGCGGCGCTGGAGGCTGAGCTGCCGGAGTGCGAAGTGCTGCTGGCGCGGGAAATCGAGCGCGAGGTGGTCGAGGGCCGTTTCCACACCGGCGCGGCCTGCGTGGTCCAGTTCATCGCCAGGAAGAGGTAG
- the typA gene encoding translational GTPase TypA codes for MIENLRNIAIIAHVDHGKTTLVDKLLKLSGTLDRKEAESERVMDSNDQEKERGITILAKNTAIKWNGYNINIVDTPGHADFGGEVERVMSMVDSVLLVVDAQDGPMPQTRFVTQKAFKAGLRPIVVVNKIDRPGARPDWVIDQIFDLFDNLGATDEQLDFPIVYASALNGIAGLDHEKMDDNMDALFQAIIDHVPAPVVDTEGPFQMQISQLDYNSFLGVIGIGRITRGKVKSNTPVVAISDDGSKRNGRILKIMGHHGLQRVEVAEAEAGDIVCVSGMEELFISDTLCDPQNVEALPPLTVDQPTVSMTFQVNDSPFAGREGKFVTSRNIKERLEKELLHNVALRVEPGDSPEKFKVSGRGELHLSVLIETMRREGFELAVGRPEVVIIEKDGEKQEPYENVTIDIEEQHQGSVMEQMGLRKGDLSNMIPDGKGRVRLEYTIPARGLIGFRNNFLTLTSGTGILTSTFSHYGPIKAGEVSNRQNGVLVSMATGTALTYSLETLQSRGKLFLGPGDEIYEGQLAGINSRDNDLVINPTKGKKLDNMRASGKDEVIALVPPIRFTLEQALEFIADDELVEVTPKSIRLRKKMLNENDRKRYERSKV; via the coding sequence GTGATCGAAAATCTGCGCAACATCGCCATCATCGCCCACGTCGACCATGGCAAGACCACCCTGGTGGACAAGCTGCTGAAGCTGTCCGGCACCCTCGACCGCAAAGAAGCGGAAAGCGAGCGGGTGATGGACTCCAACGACCAGGAAAAAGAGCGTGGCATCACCATCCTGGCGAAGAACACCGCGATCAAGTGGAACGGCTACAACATCAACATCGTCGACACCCCCGGTCACGCCGACTTCGGCGGCGAGGTGGAGCGCGTGATGTCGATGGTCGACTCCGTGCTGCTGGTGGTCGACGCCCAGGACGGCCCCATGCCGCAGACCCGCTTCGTGACCCAGAAGGCCTTCAAGGCCGGCCTGCGTCCGATCGTGGTGGTGAACAAGATCGACCGCCCGGGCGCGCGTCCGGACTGGGTCATCGACCAGATCTTCGACCTGTTCGACAACCTCGGCGCCACCGACGAGCAACTCGACTTCCCGATCGTCTACGCCAGCGCCCTGAACGGCATCGCCGGCCTCGACCACGAGAAGATGGACGACAACATGGACGCGCTGTTCCAGGCGATCATCGACCACGTCCCGGCCCCGGTGGTGGACACCGAGGGTCCGTTCCAGATGCAGATCTCGCAGCTGGACTACAACAGCTTCCTCGGCGTGATCGGTATCGGCCGCATCACCCGCGGCAAGGTCAAGTCCAACACCCCGGTGGTGGCCATCAGCGACGACGGCAGCAAGCGCAACGGCCGCATCCTGAAGATCATGGGCCACCACGGCCTGCAGCGCGTCGAGGTGGCCGAGGCGGAAGCCGGCGACATCGTCTGCGTCAGCGGCATGGAGGAGCTGTTCATCTCCGATACCCTGTGCGACCCGCAGAACGTCGAGGCGCTGCCGCCGCTGACCGTCGACCAGCCGACCGTGAGCATGACCTTCCAGGTCAACGATTCGCCGTTCGCCGGCCGCGAAGGCAAGTTCGTCACCAGCCGCAACATCAAGGAGCGCCTGGAGAAGGAACTGCTGCATAACGTGGCGCTGCGCGTCGAGCCGGGCGACAGCCCGGAGAAGTTCAAGGTTTCCGGCCGTGGCGAACTGCACCTGTCGGTACTGATCGAGACCATGCGCCGCGAAGGCTTCGAGCTGGCCGTGGGCCGCCCGGAAGTGGTGATCATCGAGAAGGACGGCGAGAAGCAGGAGCCCTACGAGAACGTCACCATCGACATCGAGGAGCAGCACCAGGGCTCGGTGATGGAGCAGATGGGCCTGCGCAAGGGCGACCTGAGCAACATGATTCCCGACGGCAAGGGCCGCGTGCGCCTGGAGTACACCATTCCGGCGCGCGGCCTGATCGGCTTCCGCAACAACTTCCTGACCCTGACTTCGGGCACCGGCATCCTGACCTCGACCTTCAGCCACTACGGTCCGATCAAGGCCGGCGAAGTCAGCAACCGCCAGAACGGCGTACTGGTCTCCATGGCCACCGGCACCGCCCTGACCTACTCGCTGGAGACCCTGCAGAGCCGCGGCAAGCTGTTCCTCGGCCCGGGCGACGAAATCTACGAAGGCCAGTTGGCCGGCATCAACAGCCGTGACAACGACCTGGTGATCAACCCGACCAAGGGCAAGAAGCTCGACAACATGCGCGCTTCCGGCAAGGACGAAGTCATCGCCCTGGTTCCGCCGATCCGCTTCACCCTCGAGCAGGCGCTGGAGTTCATCGCCGACGACGAGCTGGTGGAAGTGACGCCGAAGTCGATCCGCCTGCGCAAGAAGATGCTCAACGAGAACGACCGCAAGCGCTACGAGCGCAGCAAGGTCTAA